One Spiribacter halobius DNA segment encodes these proteins:
- the odhB gene encoding 2-oxoglutarate dehydrogenase complex dihydrolipoyllysine-residue succinyltransferase, whose translation MSTEVKVPALPESVSEATVVTWHKQKGDTVERDENLVDLETDKVVLEVPAPDDGVLGDILKSEGDTVTANEVIAMLEAGGGGSSGGGEAAAESQPAAPETSSAATAGETQQAAASEPAAAPARGDGDVAPLSPAVRRMVAEHELDPSRIPATGPGGRITKEDVVRYLDNGGDAAPQPQAPAPAPVGRFSQEQPARSPEAEAMPAGGEAPAGERPERRVPMTRLRQRIAERLVEAQQTAAMLTTFNEVNMQPVMEVRGRYKERFEKAHGIKLGFMSFFVKAAVEALKRFPSVNASIDGKDIIYHGYYDIGIAVSTERGLMVPVLRDADQLSFAEIENAIADFGQRAKAGKIGLEELTGGTFTITNGGIFGSLVSTPILNPPQSGILGMHKIQERPMAEDGQVVVRPMMYLAHSYDHRIIDGREAVQFLVTIKDMLEDPARLLLEV comes from the coding sequence ATGAGCACCGAAGTCAAGGTACCCGCCCTGCCGGAGTCCGTCAGCGAGGCCACCGTGGTCACCTGGCACAAGCAGAAAGGAGACACGGTCGAGCGTGACGAGAACCTGGTGGACCTCGAGACCGACAAGGTCGTGCTGGAGGTCCCGGCGCCCGACGACGGGGTGCTCGGCGACATCCTCAAGAGCGAGGGTGACACGGTGACCGCGAACGAGGTCATCGCCATGCTGGAGGCCGGTGGCGGCGGCAGCAGTGGCGGCGGCGAGGCTGCGGCGGAGAGCCAGCCGGCCGCTCCGGAGACCTCGTCCGCGGCAACCGCCGGCGAGACGCAGCAGGCAGCGGCGTCCGAGCCAGCCGCGGCCCCGGCGCGCGGCGATGGCGACGTCGCCCCCCTGAGCCCGGCGGTGCGCCGCATGGTCGCGGAGCACGAGCTCGATCCGTCGCGCATTCCTGCCACTGGCCCCGGGGGGCGCATTACCAAGGAGGACGTGGTCCGGTATCTCGACAACGGCGGCGATGCCGCCCCGCAGCCCCAGGCACCGGCCCCTGCCCCTGTCGGCCGTTTCAGCCAGGAGCAGCCCGCCCGCTCGCCGGAGGCCGAGGCCATGCCCGCCGGCGGCGAGGCGCCGGCGGGGGAGCGCCCGGAGCGCCGGGTACCCATGACCCGCCTGCGCCAGCGCATCGCCGAGCGACTGGTGGAGGCGCAGCAGACCGCGGCCATGCTCACCACCTTCAACGAGGTGAACATGCAGCCGGTCATGGAGGTGCGCGGGCGCTACAAGGAGCGCTTCGAGAAGGCCCACGGCATCAAGCTCGGCTTCATGTCGTTCTTCGTGAAGGCGGCGGTGGAGGCATTGAAGCGCTTCCCCTCGGTGAACGCCTCCATCGACGGCAAGGACATCATCTACCACGGCTACTACGACATCGGCATCGCCGTCTCCACCGAGCGGGGCCTGATGGTGCCCGTGCTGCGGGACGCCGATCAGCTCTCCTTCGCCGAGATCGAGAACGCCATCGCCGACTTCGGCCAGCGCGCCAAGGCCGGCAAGATCGGCCTCGAGGAGCTCACCGGCGGCACCTTCACCATCACCAACGGCGGCATCTTCGGCTCGCTGGTGTCGACGCCGATCCTCAACCCGCCGCAGAGCGGCATCCTGGGTATGCACAAGATCCAGGAGCGACCCATGGCCGAGGATGGTCAGGTGGTGGTGCGGCCGATGATGTACCTGGCCCATTCCTACGACCACCGCATCATCGACGGCCGCGAGGCCGTGCAGTTCCTGGTCACCATCAAGGACATGCTGGAGGACCCGGCACGGCTGCTGCTCGAGGTCTGA
- the lpdA gene encoding dihydrolipoyl dehydrogenase, with amino-acid sequence MADSYDVIVIGAGPAGYVGAIRCAQLGMSVAVIDEFVRKDGEPSLGGTCLNVGCIPSKALLDSSEQYHRVHSELAGHGIKVQGTSLDVPQMIKRKDKVVADLTGGIKQLFKADKIDWLQGHGKLLAERQVEFTPHKGNTRTLKAENVLLATGSRPIDIGAAPTDGERIVNSDGALEFTEVPKRLGVIGAGVIGLEMGSVWSRLGSKVVLLEAQDTFLAPVDEQVAREAKKLFEKQGLEIRLGCRVTETRKGKTVSVHYEDADGKQTIQVDKLIVSVGRRPHTDGLASEDVGLLTDERGFVHVNDHCETNIPGVFAVGDVVRGPMLAHKGSEEGVMVAERIAGKPGHVNYETIPWVIYTDPEIAWVGRTEGQLKAAGTPYRTGTFGFAATGRARAMDRASGIVKILAHGETDRILGVHMVGPQASELIAEAVLAMEYEASSEDLARTIHAHPTLSEAVHEAALAVDRRAIHKAN; translated from the coding sequence ATGGCTGATTCCTACGACGTCATCGTCATCGGCGCCGGCCCCGCCGGCTACGTCGGTGCCATCCGCTGCGCCCAGCTCGGCATGAGCGTGGCCGTGATCGACGAGTTCGTGCGCAAGGACGGCGAGCCGTCCCTCGGCGGCACCTGCCTGAACGTTGGCTGCATCCCCTCCAAGGCCCTGCTCGACTCCTCCGAGCAGTACCACCGGGTGCACTCGGAGCTCGCCGGTCACGGCATCAAGGTGCAGGGCACGAGCCTCGACGTGCCGCAGATGATCAAGCGCAAGGACAAGGTCGTCGCCGACCTCACCGGCGGCATCAAGCAGCTGTTCAAGGCGGACAAGATCGACTGGCTGCAGGGCCACGGCAAGCTGCTCGCCGAGCGTCAGGTGGAGTTCACCCCGCACAAGGGCAACACCCGTACCCTGAAGGCCGAAAACGTCCTGCTCGCGACCGGGTCGCGACCCATCGACATCGGTGCCGCCCCCACGGACGGCGAGCGCATCGTCAACTCCGACGGCGCGCTGGAGTTCACCGAGGTGCCGAAGCGCCTCGGTGTCATCGGCGCCGGGGTCATTGGCCTGGAGATGGGCAGCGTCTGGAGCCGCCTCGGCTCAAAGGTGGTGCTGCTGGAGGCTCAGGACACCTTCCTCGCCCCGGTGGACGAGCAGGTCGCCCGCGAGGCGAAGAAGCTCTTCGAGAAGCAGGGCCTGGAGATCCGGCTCGGCTGCCGGGTCACGGAAACGCGCAAGGGCAAGACGGTTAGCGTCCATTACGAGGACGCGGACGGCAAGCAGACCATTCAGGTGGACAAGCTCATCGTCTCCGTCGGCCGCCGTCCGCACACCGATGGCCTCGCCTCGGAAGACGTCGGCCTGCTCACCGATGAGCGCGGCTTCGTGCACGTCAACGACCACTGCGAGACCAATATTCCGGGGGTCTTTGCGGTGGGGGACGTGGTGCGCGGCCCCATGCTGGCCCACAAGGGCTCGGAAGAGGGCGTGATGGTGGCCGAGCGCATCGCCGGCAAGCCGGGACACGTCAACTACGAGACCATCCCGTGGGTAATCTACACCGACCCGGAGATCGCCTGGGTGGGCCGCACCGAGGGGCAGCTCAAGGCAGCGGGCACGCCCTACCGCACGGGGACCTTCGGCTTCGCCGCCACGGGCCGCGCCCGGGCGATGGACCGCGCCTCGGGCATCGTGAAGATCCTCGCCCACGGCGAGACGGACCGCATCCTCGGGGTGCACATGGTCGGCCCCCAGGCCAGCGAGCTGATCGCCGAGGCGGTGCTGGCCATGGAGTACGAGGCCAGCTCCGAGGATCTCGCCCGCACCATCCACGCCCATCCGACCCTCTCGGAGGCGGTCCACGAAGCGGCTCTCGCGGTGGACAGGCGCGCCATCCACAAGGCCAACTGA
- the prpB gene encoding methylisocitrate lyase → MASPESAGARFRRAVEEERPLQVAGAINAYSALLAERAGFRALYLSGAGVANASYGYPDLGITQLADVAEDVRRIADVSPLPLLVDIDTGWGGAFNIARSIRELTRAGAGAVHLEDQVQAKRCGHRPGKALVSASEMVDRVRAAVDARPDPAFVIMARTDALASEGLEAAIDRAGRYVEAGADMIFAEAVTELDQYRAFTRAVDVPVLANITEFGRTPLFTVEELGSAGVRLVLYPLSAFRAMSRAAEAVYAAIRRDGTQREVLDSMQTRDELYAVLGYHDYERKLDELFSRDGGEG, encoded by the coding sequence ATGGCGAGTCCCGAATCCGCTGGTGCGCGCTTCCGGCGTGCGGTCGAGGAGGAGCGGCCACTGCAGGTGGCCGGCGCGATCAACGCCTACAGCGCCCTGCTCGCCGAACGGGCCGGCTTTCGCGCGCTGTATCTGTCCGGCGCCGGCGTCGCCAATGCCTCCTACGGCTATCCCGACCTCGGCATCACCCAGCTCGCTGACGTCGCCGAGGACGTCCGCCGCATCGCCGACGTCAGCCCTCTGCCCCTGCTGGTGGATATCGATACCGGCTGGGGCGGCGCCTTCAATATCGCCCGCAGTATCCGTGAGCTTACCCGCGCCGGTGCCGGAGCCGTGCATCTGGAGGATCAGGTCCAGGCCAAGCGCTGCGGCCATCGGCCGGGCAAGGCGCTGGTGTCCGCCAGCGAGATGGTGGACCGGGTCAGGGCCGCCGTGGACGCCCGGCCCGATCCCGCGTTCGTGATCATGGCGCGCACCGACGCACTGGCCAGCGAGGGGCTGGAGGCGGCCATCGACCGCGCCGGGCGCTACGTCGAGGCCGGCGCGGACATGATCTTCGCCGAGGCGGTGACCGAGCTCGACCAGTACCGCGCGTTCACCCGTGCCGTGGACGTCCCCGTGCTCGCCAACATCACGGAGTTCGGCCGTACGCCGCTCTTTACTGTCGAGGAGCTGGGGAGTGCCGGGGTGCGCCTGGTGCTCTATCCGCTCTCCGCCTTCAGGGCGATGAGCCGGGCCGCCGAGGCGGTGTACGCCGCGATCCGGCGGGACGGCACCCAGCGCGAGGTGCTGGACAGCATGCAGACCCGGGATGAGCTCTACGCAGTGCTCGGCTACCACGACTACGAGCGCAAGCTCGATGAGCTCTTCTCCCGCGACGGCGGCGAGGGCTGA
- the prpC gene encoding bifunctional 2-methylcitrate synthase/citrate synthase: MTENHAGLRGITAGDTSLCTVGKDGTGLTYRGYDIHDLAEHARFEEVAHLLVYGHLPTQAELDAYERRLQALRSLPSALREVLERIPADAHPMDVMRTGASVLGNLETEQSFDEQDWHIDRLLAALPGIITYWYRYSHDGVRVETASDDASIGGHFLHLLHGRAPDPVHEKVMHASLILYAEHEFNASTFTARVCASTLSDIHSCVTAAIGSLRGPLHGGANEAAMAMLEQWSDPDQAERELLGMLERKDKVMGFGHAIYREKDPRNAIVKAWAKRLAEQVGDTTLYPVSERVEEVMWREKRLFPNADFFHASAYHFMGIPTKLFTPIFVMSRVSGWAAHVKEQRANNRIIRPSATYTGPELRPWVPIEERG; encoded by the coding sequence ATGACCGAGAACCACGCCGGCCTGCGCGGCATTACCGCCGGCGATACGTCCCTGTGCACGGTGGGCAAGGACGGCACCGGCCTCACCTACCGCGGTTACGACATCCACGACCTGGCGGAGCACGCCCGCTTCGAGGAGGTGGCGCACCTGCTGGTGTACGGCCATCTGCCCACCCAGGCGGAGCTGGACGCCTACGAGCGCAGACTGCAGGCGCTGCGCAGCCTCCCGTCCGCCCTGCGCGAGGTGCTGGAGCGCATTCCGGCCGACGCGCATCCGATGGACGTCATGCGCACCGGCGCCTCCGTGCTCGGCAACCTGGAGACGGAGCAGAGCTTCGATGAGCAGGACTGGCACATCGACCGCCTGCTCGCGGCCCTGCCCGGAATCATCACCTACTGGTATCGCTACAGCCACGACGGCGTGCGCGTGGAGACGGCCAGCGACGATGCCTCCATCGGTGGCCACTTCCTGCATCTGCTCCACGGCAGGGCCCCGGACCCGGTACACGAGAAGGTGATGCACGCCTCGCTCATCCTCTACGCCGAGCACGAGTTCAACGCCTCGACCTTCACCGCGCGGGTCTGTGCCTCGACGCTCTCGGACATCCACTCCTGCGTCACTGCGGCCATCGGCTCCCTGCGCGGCCCGCTGCACGGGGGTGCCAACGAGGCGGCGATGGCGATGCTCGAGCAATGGTCCGACCCCGATCAGGCTGAGCGCGAGCTGCTCGGCATGCTGGAGCGCAAGGACAAGGTGATGGGCTTTGGCCACGCCATCTATCGCGAGAAGGATCCGCGCAACGCCATCGTCAAGGCATGGGCGAAGCGCCTCGCCGAGCAGGTGGGGGACACGACACTGTACCCGGTCTCCGAACGGGTCGAGGAAGTGATGTGGCGCGAGAAGCGGCTGTTCCCCAATGCCGACTTCTTCCACGCCAGCGCCTATCACTTCATGGGCATCCCGACGAAGCTGTTCACGCCGATCTTCGTGATGTCCCGGGTCAGCGGCTGGGCGGCACACGTCAAGGAGCAGCGCGCCAACAACCGCATCATCCGCCCGAGCGCAACGTACACGGGCCCGGAGCTGCGCCCGTGGGTGCCCATCGAGGAGCGGGGGTGA
- a CDS encoding bifunctional 2-methylcitrate dehydratase/aconitate hydratase has protein sequence MSQDHRSAKRPKPDKLLTELGKYVTGPAPKSDEAYSTARHCLMDTLACGMLALQYPACTKLLGPVVPGAEMPDGVRVPGTPYRLDPVQAAWNIGAMVRWLDFNDTWLAAEWGHPSDNLGAILAVADYLSRRAVAAGRKPLTMRDVLTAMIRAHEIQGVIALNHSFNRVGLDHVLLVRLASACVAMGLLGGSKEDVATVASHAFLDGGALRAYRHAPQAGPRKSWAAGDASSRGLRLALITERGELGYPAALSAPTWGFQDVLFGGKKMKLAQPLGSYVMENILFKISFPAEFHAQTAVEAAMTLHPEVAGRIDEIEQVIIETQEAGARIIDKTGPLSNPADRDHCIQYMVAVPLIFGRLTADDYEDAIAADPRIDALREKMVVSENRQFSKEYLDPDKRAIGNAVQVVFRDGSKTERVAVDYPVGHRRRRKEGIPVLVEKFEKALATRFAPRQAERIRHACADQKRLEKMAVNEFVDLWAL, from the coding sequence ATGAGCCAGGATCACCGCAGCGCCAAGCGCCCGAAGCCGGACAAGCTCCTCACCGAGCTCGGCAAGTACGTCACCGGCCCGGCGCCGAAGTCCGACGAGGCCTATTCCACCGCCCGCCACTGCCTCATGGATACCCTCGCCTGCGGCATGCTGGCGCTGCAGTATCCGGCCTGCACCAAGCTGCTCGGCCCGGTGGTTCCCGGCGCGGAGATGCCCGACGGCGTGCGCGTGCCCGGCACGCCCTACCGGCTGGATCCCGTGCAGGCGGCCTGGAACATCGGCGCCATGGTCCGCTGGCTCGACTTCAACGACACCTGGCTCGCCGCCGAGTGGGGGCACCCCTCGGACAACCTCGGCGCCATCCTCGCGGTGGCCGACTACCTCTCCCGGCGTGCCGTGGCGGCCGGGCGCAAACCGCTCACCATGCGTGACGTGCTCACGGCCATGATCCGCGCCCACGAGATCCAGGGCGTCATCGCGCTCAACCACAGCTTCAATCGCGTGGGGCTCGACCACGTGCTGCTGGTGCGCCTTGCCTCGGCCTGCGTCGCCATGGGTCTGCTCGGGGGCTCAAAGGAGGACGTGGCCACGGTAGCGAGCCACGCCTTCCTCGATGGCGGCGCCCTGCGCGCCTACCGGCATGCGCCGCAGGCGGGGCCGCGCAAGAGCTGGGCGGCGGGCGACGCCTCTTCCCGCGGCCTGCGGCTCGCCTTGATCACCGAGCGCGGCGAGCTCGGTTATCCGGCGGCGCTCTCGGCGCCCACCTGGGGGTTCCAGGACGTCCTCTTCGGCGGGAAGAAGATGAAGCTCGCCCAGCCGCTTGGCAGCTACGTCATGGAGAACATTCTCTTCAAGATCTCCTTCCCGGCCGAGTTCCACGCCCAGACCGCAGTGGAGGCGGCGATGACGCTGCATCCCGAGGTGGCCGGGCGCATCGACGAGATCGAGCAGGTGATCATCGAGACCCAGGAGGCGGGCGCGCGGATCATCGACAAGACCGGCCCGCTCAGCAACCCGGCGGACCGGGACCACTGCATCCAGTACATGGTCGCGGTGCCGCTGATCTTCGGCCGCCTGACCGCGGACGACTACGAGGACGCCATCGCCGCCGACCCGCGCATCGATGCCCTGCGCGAGAAGATGGTGGTGAGCGAGAACAGGCAGTTCTCCAAGGAGTACCTGGACCCCGACAAGCGCGCCATCGGCAACGCCGTGCAGGTGGTGTTCAGGGACGGCAGCAAGACCGAGCGCGTCGCCGTGGACTACCCCGTCGGCCACCGCCGCCGCCGCAAGGAGGGCATCCCGGTGCTGGTGGAGAAGTTCGAGAAGGCCCTCGCCACCCGCTTCGCCCCCCGCCAGGCAGAGCGCATCCGCCACGCCTGCGCGGACCAGAAACGGCTGGAGAAGATGGCGGTTAACGAGTTCGTGGATCTCTGGGCGCTTTAG
- a CDS encoding flagellar brake protein, whose translation MAAAGPGVNRLAAEGTGAQHEPLKVSGEGATVDSRQLDAEELDFLRDLLAEPGSAETTAADRRLVLDPGSSDAVALMELLGSDRLELSAVRGQLLYRFALRVERPPAGFPLALYLEEPRIVELGARPRAARVRPAAHEVEVRESSGKLRATGVHDLSATGIALRASPERVPRGGRRVDLQLQLAGSGPLDLHGRVVRVSRGDGAGKERMLGIEFEDTDPTTRDVLERYVLKRQRPLS comes from the coding sequence ATGGCGGCGGCGGGCCCGGGGGTCAACCGACTTGCGGCCGAGGGGACCGGCGCGCAACATGAGCCGCTCAAGGTCAGCGGGGAGGGCGCGACCGTGGACAGCCGTCAGCTGGACGCCGAGGAGCTGGACTTCCTGCGCGATCTGCTTGCCGAGCCCGGCAGCGCCGAGACCACTGCGGCCGACCGCCGCCTGGTGCTCGACCCGGGCAGCTCGGATGCCGTCGCGCTCATGGAGCTGCTCGGCAGCGATCGTCTGGAGCTCAGCGCCGTCCGCGGCCAGCTCCTCTACCGCTTCGCGCTGCGCGTGGAGCGCCCGCCGGCGGGGTTCCCGCTGGCGCTGTACCTGGAGGAGCCGCGCATCGTCGAGCTCGGGGCCCGCCCGCGCGCCGCCCGCGTGCGCCCCGCCGCGCACGAGGTGGAGGTGCGCGAGAGCAGCGGCAAGCTGCGCGCCACCGGTGTTCATGATCTCTCCGCCACCGGCATCGCCCTGCGCGCCAGCCCCGAGCGCGTACCCCGCGGCGGCCGCCGGGTCGACCTCCAGCTCCAGCTCGCCGGCAGCGGCCCGCTGGACCTGCACGGCCGGGTGGTACGCGTCAGCCGCGGCGACGGCGCCGGCAAGGAGCGCATGCTCGGCATCGAATTCGAGGACACCGACCCGACCACGCGGGACGTGCTGGAGCGCTACGTACTGAAGCGCCAGCGCCCGCTGTCGTGA
- the djlA gene encoding co-chaperone DjlA, translating to MKLWIGKLLGAVFGYLAGGLLGGFIGLLVGHWFDRALGGGVLGRARRQVATAVFFRSAFVVMGHVCKADGRVTAAEIGAAERVMAHMDLNARQREQAIEFFRAGRDGEADLDEALRQFRRHCRGHVQLVRMFLEIQIQAALADGDLQDAEHEILRRIATALGLSEADFARLESMLGARAAGGGPGAPAGEAELQRAYQTLGVSEDASDAEVKRAWRKLMSEHHPDKLVSQGLPEEMMRLAKERAQEIQAAYDTIKRARGLR from the coding sequence ATGAAACTCTGGATCGGCAAGCTGCTGGGGGCAGTGTTCGGCTACCTCGCCGGCGGTCTGCTGGGCGGCTTCATCGGTCTGCTGGTCGGGCACTGGTTCGACCGGGCCCTCGGCGGCGGGGTGCTGGGGCGTGCCCGGCGGCAGGTGGCGACGGCGGTGTTCTTCCGCTCGGCCTTCGTCGTCATGGGGCACGTGTGCAAGGCGGACGGCCGCGTCACCGCGGCGGAGATCGGCGCTGCCGAGCGGGTCATGGCCCACATGGACCTCAACGCCCGCCAGCGCGAGCAGGCCATCGAGTTCTTCCGTGCCGGCCGCGACGGCGAGGCGGACCTGGACGAGGCGCTGCGCCAGTTCCGTCGCCACTGCCGCGGCCACGTGCAGCTGGTGCGCATGTTCCTCGAGATACAGATCCAGGCGGCATTGGCCGACGGTGATCTGCAGGACGCGGAGCACGAGATCCTGCGCCGGATCGCCACCGCGCTCGGCCTCTCGGAGGCGGACTTCGCCCGCCTGGAGAGCATGCTCGGCGCCCGTGCCGCGGGTGGTGGTCCGGGTGCGCCGGCGGGCGAGGCCGAGCTGCAGCGGGCCTATCAGACCCTGGGCGTCTCCGAGGACGCGAGCGACGCCGAGGTCAAGCGGGCCTGGCGCAAGCTCATGAGCGAGCACCATCCGGACAAGCTGGTCTCACAGGGGCTGCCCGAGGAGATGATGCGGCTCGCCAAGGAGCGTGCCCAGGAGATCCAGGCCGCCTACGACACCATCAAGCGCGCCCGCGGGCTGCGGTGA
- a CDS encoding cytochrome b, translated as MPLRNTTRRWGGVAQLFHWVMAIGIFGMMTLGWIMVNLPMGPTQFQLYSLHKSLGITLLTLAVLRLVWRLANPAPPLPADMAPWERRLAGATHVVLYGLIFAIPLSGYVINSAANFPLNVFGLFQIPNLTPESERLETIASWTHLTLFWVLAGLLVLHIGGALRHHFIQHDNVLRRMLPGREP; from the coding sequence ATGCCGTTACGCAATACCACACGGCGCTGGGGCGGCGTTGCGCAGCTGTTCCACTGGGTAATGGCGATCGGGATCTTCGGGATGATGACGCTCGGCTGGATCATGGTGAACCTGCCCATGGGGCCGACCCAGTTCCAGCTCTACTCCCTGCACAAGTCCCTGGGCATCACGCTGCTCACGCTGGCGGTGCTGCGCCTGGTCTGGCGGCTGGCCAATCCGGCCCCGCCCCTGCCGGCGGACATGGCGCCGTGGGAGCGGCGGCTCGCCGGGGCTACCCATGTGGTGCTCTACGGGCTGATCTTTGCCATCCCGCTGTCGGGTTACGTCATCAACTCGGCGGCGAATTTCCCGCTCAACGTGTTCGGGCTGTTCCAGATCCCGAACCTCACCCCCGAGAGCGAGCGGCTGGAAACCATTGCCAGCTGGACGCATCTGACGCTGTTCTGGGTGCTCGCGGGGCTGCTGGTGCTGCATATCGGCGGCGCCCTGCGCCATCACTTCATTCAGCACGACAACGTGCTCCGGCGGATGCTGCCGGGGCGTGAACCCTGA
- a CDS encoding YceI family protein: protein MRWLAMLAALVAIPATAADNWQILQEDSSLTFEATQQGGTFDGGFERFSAEMRFSADDLANSGFDVTVDVTSIDTGSRQRDRELPKASWFHFDEYPEATFRTTEIRAVDGGYEAVGDLTIRGNTHEIVLPFTWETQGDTARMDGEVTIDRTRYGVGQGDWEDPDAVGHEVTVIVDLTLERDA from the coding sequence ATGCGCTGGCTCGCAATGCTCGCGGCGCTGGTCGCCATCCCGGCCACGGCCGCGGACAACTGGCAGATCCTGCAGGAAGACAGCAGCCTCACCTTCGAGGCCACCCAGCAGGGCGGCACCTTCGATGGTGGATTCGAGCGTTTCTCGGCAGAGATGCGCTTCAGCGCCGATGATCTTGCCAACAGCGGCTTCGACGTCACCGTGGATGTCACCAGCATCGACACGGGCAGCCGGCAGCGCGACCGCGAGCTGCCGAAGGCGTCCTGGTTCCACTTCGACGAGTACCCCGAGGCGACCTTCCGCACCACGGAGATCCGTGCCGTCGACGGCGGCTACGAGGCGGTGGGCGATCTCACCATCCGCGGCAACACCCACGAGATCGTGCTCCCGTTCACCTGGGAGACCCAGGGCGACACCGCCCGAATGGACGGCGAGGTCACCATCGACCGCACCCGCTACGGCGTCGGCCAGGGCGACTGGGAGGACCCGGACGCGGTGGGCCACGAGGTCACCGTGATCGTCGACCTGACGCTGGAGCGGGATGCCTGA
- a CDS encoding DUF4139 domain-containing protein — protein MRHAMLTGLFCSGLLAVAPGIAAESQGAETDRRPVSGVPLAPGTQGLTSSASDRSDLHLALYQGGFSAVHEQRSLALLSGRNDVLLTGLPDRLRLDSLSLGLPEGVSAGPVGLQPGIGDGAALRQRFVGERVDVAPATPDPDAPTRTGRLLSVDGDRATVTLGTHIEQVGPGTPWRLLLPAQDLAPFGAATRLFAEDGGSQRVTLDYLTDGLGWSADHTVTLTADGARLSTHATLSNDTDATFEGPSVDLIAGEVNDDGGGPRPMAMMESRSDGPSAEPAGDHYRYRLPPIERLPAGQRLRVPLDRAAAVATTRALRVTGNGGGQRGGTQSVPVRIHLRVDDRTDRPLPAGPVRVYDRRGDNPAYLGSDAIGHTPPGEGFELTLGTAFSLLAERTQTDYQRLGERRYAVAWEIALRNVGASPETVILEEHLPGEWQLTEGADSWTRTDAGTLRREVSLDPGASRTITYSARISQ, from the coding sequence ATGCGACATGCCATGCTGACCGGCCTGTTCTGCAGCGGCCTGCTCGCCGTTGCCCCTGGCATTGCAGCCGAGTCACAGGGTGCCGAGACCGACCGGCGGCCTGTCTCCGGCGTGCCGCTCGCTCCCGGCACGCAGGGGCTCACCAGCTCCGCCAGTGACCGCAGCGACCTCCACCTCGCCCTCTACCAGGGGGGCTTCTCGGCGGTGCATGAACAGCGTTCGCTGGCGCTGCTGTCCGGGCGCAACGACGTCCTGCTCACCGGGCTGCCGGACCGGCTGCGCCTGGACAGCCTCAGCCTCGGACTGCCGGAAGGCGTGAGCGCCGGGCCGGTGGGGCTGCAGCCCGGCATCGGCGACGGGGCCGCCCTGCGCCAGCGCTTCGTCGGCGAGCGGGTGGATGTGGCGCCCGCAACGCCGGATCCGGATGCGCCGACGCGCACGGGGCGGCTGCTCAGCGTCGACGGCGATCGGGCCACGGTGACCCTGGGCACGCACATCGAGCAGGTCGGCCCGGGCACGCCGTGGCGACTGCTCCTGCCGGCACAGGACCTTGCGCCCTTCGGCGCGGCGACGCGGCTCTTCGCCGAGGACGGCGGCAGCCAGCGCGTGACCCTGGACTACCTGACCGACGGCCTCGGCTGGTCGGCCGACCACACCGTGACGCTCACCGCCGACGGCGCACGCCTGAGCACCCACGCCACGCTGAGCAACGACACGGACGCCACCTTCGAAGGGCCATCGGTGGACCTCATCGCCGGCGAGGTGAACGACGACGGCGGCGGCCCCCGACCCATGGCCATGATGGAGTCCCGCAGCGACGGGCCCTCGGCGGAGCCGGCCGGCGACCACTACCGCTACCGCCTGCCACCCATCGAACGGCTGCCCGCAGGCCAACGGCTGCGGGTCCCCCTCGACCGGGCCGCAGCCGTTGCCACCACCCGCGCCCTGCGGGTAACCGGCAATGGCGGCGGGCAGCGCGGCGGTACCCAGTCGGTGCCGGTGCGCATTCACTTGCGGGTGGACGACCGCACCGACCGCCCGCTGCCCGCCGGTCCGGTGCGCGTTTATGACCGCCGCGGTGACAACCCCGCCTATCTCGGCAGCGACGCCATCGGCCACACGCCCCCCGGAGAGGGCTTCGAGCTCACCCTCGGCACGGCGTTCAGCTTGCTCGCCGAGCGCACCCAGACCGACTACCAGCGCCTCGGCGAGCGCCGCTATGCAGTGGCCTGGGAGATCGCGCTGCGCAACGTGGGGGCCTCGCCGGAGACGGTGATCCTGGAGGAGCACCTGCCCGGGGAATGGCAGCTCACCGAGGGCGCCGACAGCTGGACCCGCACCGACGCGGGCACCCTGCGGCGGGAGGTGAGTCTGGACCCCGGTGCCAGCCGGACCATCACCTATTCCGCACGGATCAGTCAGTAG